Proteins encoded together in one Tripterygium wilfordii isolate XIE 37 chromosome 14, ASM1340144v1, whole genome shotgun sequence window:
- the LOC120014559 gene encoding vicianin hydrolase-like, with protein sequence MAIQLGSFQIWLVAITLSMVVCTTGANGLSRSSFPPGFSFGTGNSATSSDGAAYEDGKGPSICDTFVRKFPEKVMDHSTGDVAADFYHRYKDDVQLLKEIGFDSFKFSISWSRVLPKGKISGGVNPLGVKFYNDLIDELLANGIKPFVILLYFDTPQALEDEYDGLLSPNIVKDFEDYADFCFKTFGDRVQRWITVHDPTGFSYHGYSDGTFAPGRCSSFVSNCPTGNSATEPYIAAHHLLLSHAAAVKLYRQKYQATQKGQIGITILSHWFLPKNNTLSDIEAVSRGLDYFFGWFGHPVVYGDYPKSIKSIVGNRLPKFTEAESKLLKGSFDFLGLNYFTTNYLQYVPLNTVNTSFNSDRQFAFSFDKNGVPIGTPTSMIWLYNYPKGFLNLLLYIKKNYKNPPIYISENGMGDSGSWPIQQALNDTLRITYHHDHLSYLLKAIKNGVNVRGYHTWSFLDDFAYEAGYTIRTGLTFVDRKNNLKRYPKESAYWFTNFLHK encoded by the exons ACGGAGCAGCATATGAAGATGGAAAGGGACCAAGTATTTGTGATACTTTTGTTAGGAAATTCCCAG AGAAAGTTATGGATCATAGCACAGGAGATGTAGCTGCTGATTTTTATCATCGCTACAAG GACGATGTACAATTATTgaaagaaattggatttgaCTCCTTCAAATTCTCCATTTCATGGTCAAGAGTATTACCTA AGGGGAAGATAAGTGGAGGAGTGAACCCACTTGGAGTGAAATTCTACAACGACTTAATTGATGAGCTTCTAGCAAATG GAATAAAGCCATTTGTTATCTTACTATATTTTGACACCCCACAAGCACTTGAAGATGAATATGATGGACTCCTAAGCCCCAACATAGT GAAAGATTTTGAGGATTACGCGGACTTTTGCTTCAAAACATTTGGTGATCGTGTCCAACGGTGGATTACCGTTCACGATCCAACCGGATTTAGTTACCACGGCTACTCCGATGGCACTTTTGCTCCCGGACGATGTTCTAGCTTTGTTTCCAACTGCCCTACTGGAAACTCGGCCACCGAACCCTACATTGCTGCCCACCATCTCCTTCTTTCTCATGCCGCCGCCGTGAAATTGTACAGGCAAAAATACCAG GCTACACAAAAGGGGCAAATTGGAATCACAATTCTCTCTCACTGGTTTTTACCGAAAAATAATACATTATCGGACATTGAAGCTGTCTCTAGAGGTCTAGACTACTTTTTTGGATg GTTTGGGCatccagttgtttatggtgatTATCCCAAAAGTATAAAATCAATAGTAGGAAATCGACTGCCAAAATTTACAGAAGCTGAATCAAAGTTGCTTAAAGgatcatttgattttcttggtctCAATTACTTCACAACTAATTACTTGCAATATGTTCCTTTGAACACTGTCAACACCAGTTTCAATTCAGACAGACAATTCGCCTTCAGCT TTGACAAAAATGGAGTTCCTATTGGTACACCA ACTTCTATGATCTGGCTGTACAACTATCCAAAGGGGTTCCTGAACCTTCTGCTCTATATaaagaaaaattacaaaaatccTCCAATTTACATCTCTGAGAAtg GAATGGGAGATAGTGGTTCATGGCCAATTCAACAAGCTCTCAATGATACTTTGAGAATAACATATCACCATGACCATCTATCATACCTTCTAAAAGCAATTAA GAATGGTGTGAATGTGAGAGGTTACCATACATGGTCCTTTTTGGATGATTTTGCATATGAAGCTGGTTATACAATTCGTACTGGACTCACTTTTGTTGATCGCAAGAATAATTTAAAAAGATACCCAAAAGAGTCTGCTTATTGGTTTACCAACTTCCTTCATAAATAA